Within the Magnetospirillum sp. ME-1 genome, the region GACGATGTCGATGACGCCGTTGATGTCGCCCACCTTGGCCGCCGTATGGCAGGCCAGGCACTCCTCCTTGACGGTCAGGGGATAGAGGTAGCGGATGCCGGTGGGACTGGGCAGCAAGGTCTCCTTGCCGGTGGCGAACACCTCGCGGAGCATGGGATCGATGCTGACCAGCGCCGCGTCGTTGCCGATCTCGCCGAACTGCTCGATCACCGGGCGACCGCGGATCACGTGGATGGACAGGTCGGGAAGCGCGTTCTGCAGCCGCGAGATCACGTCGTTGATCTCGTCCTTGGACCAGCCCTTGCGCATGGCGGCGTACAGGGTCTCGAACACCAGGGTCGAGGTCTGCCGCGCCTCGTCGCGGGCGAGGTCATGCACCGACTTCTCGCGCACATGTCCGGATATGAGGACGACCACGCCCAACGCCAGAACGGTGGCCGTCAGGGACAGCAGAAACACCACGCGGGTGATGCTGATCCTGGCCTTGATTGTCACGTCGTCCATTTCCCCCCAGAACACATCAGGTCGACGCCCTATTTCCCGCGCTCTTGATACTCATCAAGACCGCGCATGTCCAACTTTTCCACAAAACGCGACGAAACATGGCCGATTGGGGCGAAGGCTGACGCTATCTTCCGCTCCGTCAGGCGGCTTCCCGGATGGGTTGGCGCCCCGAGATCAGGCGCTGGAACTCCGCCTGCCAGCGTCCTTCCACATCGGGGCTGAGTTCGAGATTGCCGTGCAGGCGGCCGTTCTCGCATTCGCGGCCGACCATGGACAGCGCCACCGAGCAGCCCTCGATGCGCACCTTGACGCGCATGCCCTTGCCCACCGGGCAGACATCACCCTGAATGGTCAGCCCCTGCTCGGACACCTCGTCGAACACCACCGGCACCTCCTGGCCGCCGAGATCGACGGATCCCTTGATGCCCAGGGCGTAGCGCGGCACATTGCGGCGGTCCACCTCCTTGGTGGCGGTGCGCACCACCCGGACGATGACGCTCTTCAGGGACTCGATGGAGCGGGCCACGTCCAGCGAGATGGCGTTGACCCGGGCGGCGCGCTCGCCGGTGGCGCCCGCCTCCTCCGAGACCTCGGCGATGCGCTGGGCCACCTCCTGGGCGGCGCGGGTGGTCTGGGTGATGTTGCGGGCGATCTCCTGGGTGGCGGCGTTCTGCTGGCGGATGGCTTCGGCCACGCTGACCGAGACTCCTTCCACCTCCTGGATGGCCCCGGTGATCTCGCCCACCGAGGCGACGGCCTCGGCGGTGCTGGCCTGGACCTCGCCGATCTGGGACGAGATTTCCTCGGTGGCCTTGGCGGTCTGGTTGGCGAGGTTCTTCACCTCGCCCGCCACCACGGCGAAGCCCTTGCCGGCCTCGCCGGCCCTGGCCGCCTCGATGGTGGCATTCAGCGCCAGCAGGTTGGTCTGGCTGGCAATGCTCTGGATCAGGCTGGCCACCTCGCCGATGCGGTTCACCGCCGCCGACAGGCGGGCGATGGTGTCCTGGGCCTTGTCGGCGGCGACGACGGCCCCGCCGGTGACGCGGTTGGCGGTGGCGATCTGCTCGCCGATGCCATGGATGGAGGCCGACAATTGTTCGGCGGCGGCCGACACCGTCTGGGCGTTGGACAATGCCTGGGTGGCGGCGGCGGCGACGCTTTGGCTGCTGCCGCCCACCGCTCCGGCGGATTGCGCCATCTGCCCGGCATTGTCGGCCATCAGCGCGGTCTGGCTGGCCACCTGTTCCACGGCGGCGCGGGTCTCCAGTTCCACCGTCTCGGCCATGTTCTGCAACGCCGCGACGCGTTCCGTGAAGGCGGCCTCGCGCTCCCGCTCCTGGGCGGCGCGCATGGATTCCGCCGCGCGCATGGCGTCGCGGAACACCCGGACGGCGCGCGCCATTTCCCCCAGTTCGTCATGGGCCTCGACCGAGGGGATCTCCACGGAAAGATTTCCCCCCGCCAGGTCCCGCATGGTCCCGGTCAGGCGGTTGATGGGCTGCGACACCCGGCGGAAGGCGGTCCAGGCCGCCCAGCCGATGCCGGCGGCCAGCCCCAGCACCGCCAGCCACACCATGGCCTGCAGCCGGCTTTCGTAGAAGTCGTCCAGGCCCTT harbors:
- a CDS encoding methyl-accepting chemotaxis protein, whose translation is MGVFHLSLKLRIFAAVGLVGVAAIAMALVGIRSMATYHQHVLEMQGASQRAVIGEKINGLINAVVMDSRGIYMSRDAKEVEKYAPPVLKNVAEINRLMAEWAALVPADERAAFKPAIEHAAQFAAFRTELVRLGREVGAPEARAFGDNDANRANRQALNKQIEMLAAANAARVADLAKGLDDFYESRLQAMVWLAVLGLAAGIGWAAWTAFRRVSQPINRLTGTMRDLAGGNLSVEIPSVEAHDELGEMARAVRVFRDAMRAAESMRAAQEREREAAFTERVAALQNMAETVELETRAAVEQVASQTALMADNAGQMAQSAGAVGGSSQSVAAAATQALSNAQTVSAAAEQLSASIHGIGEQIATANRVTGGAVVAADKAQDTIARLSAAVNRIGEVASLIQSIASQTNLLALNATIEAARAGEAGKGFAVVAGEVKNLANQTAKATEEISSQIGEVQASTAEAVASVGEITGAIQEVEGVSVSVAEAIRQQNAATQEIARNITQTTRAAQEVAQRIAEVSEEAGATGERAARVNAISLDVARSIESLKSVIVRVVRTATKEVDRRNVPRYALGIKGSVDLGGQEVPVVFDEVSEQGLTIQGDVCPVGKGMRVKVRIEGCSVALSMVGRECENGRLHGNLELSPDVEGRWQAEFQRLISGRQPIREAA